The following DNA comes from Camelina sativa cultivar DH55 unplaced genomic scaffold, Cs unpScaffold14765, whole genome shotgun sequence.
TTTGGCTTGCACTCCAAGAAAAGCTCATCCACCATTTTGATCGACTTGCTCCTCATCATCTCTTCCACCACTTCCGCTTCCGCCTTCATCACCACGTATTCATCCTCCTTCACATTATCTTTCAGCCACTCCGTCATGCCCATTTTCTCAGATTCTAGGCTCATCTCATCGTTCACCGTCTCAATCTTGTACATCTCAAACTTCTGGTTCCTTGTTGGGTAGTTTTGAATAAACCATTCCGTTCCACTGCTTC
Coding sequences within:
- the LOC109132043 gene encoding uncharacterized protein LOC109132043, encoding LMGDNMDLESYSRRVFIDVGNGKGSSGTEWFIQNYPTRNQKFEMYKIETVNDEMSLESEKMGMTEWLKDNVKEDEYVVMKAEAEVVEEMMRSKSIKMVDELFLEC